From one Uloborus diversus isolate 005 unplaced genomic scaffold, Udiv.v.3.1 scaffold_1323, whole genome shotgun sequence genomic stretch:
- the LOC129232721 gene encoding 1-acylglycerol-3-phosphate O-acyltransferase ABHD5-like: protein MANGHVRELHLQGHPRTHQRVSRPQFFSSSIPAFSKAELLGQFLSYAVNVVPNFFFKVCPRWIMSWFHWSPTSTQALEIVEEQVFSNLKRPYSSKHINIGKCCGPEDNYVWTICMNTNADGIPLVLLHGFAGGVGLWLMNLDSLSASRPIYAIDLLGFGQSSRPDFSSDALEAEMQFFISLEKWRTAVGLDKFILLGHSMGGYIAASYALHYPARVALLILVDPWGLPEKPISLMHRYEMDSWVKFLNSFLQGFNYLACVRLAGPFGPYLVKQFRSDLRRKYGTFLRNPRCIMDYVYHCNAQNP from the exons ATTTTTCAGTTCTTCCATTCCTGCATTTTCAAAAGCGGAGCTATTAGGGCAATTCCTTTCTTATGCAGTCAATGTTGTTcctaactttttctttaaagtatGTCCTCGATGGATTATGAGCTGGTTTCATTGGAGTCCAACATCAACGCAAGCATTGGAAATAGTAGAGGAACAAGTTTTCTCAA ATTTGAAACGTCCTTACTCCTCAAAACATATTAATATTGGAAAATGCTGTGGTCCAGAGGACAATTACGTGTGGACGATTTGTATGAATACTAATGCGGATGGGATTCCATTGGTGTTGCTGCATGGATTTGCTGGTGGTGTTGGACTGTGGCTGATGAATTTAGACAGCTTGTCTGCCTCTCGACCAATATATGCAATTGATTTGCTCGGTTTTGGACAGAGTTCAAGACCAGATTTTAGCAGCGATGCGTTAGAAGCTGAGATGCAGTTTTTCATTT CTCTTGAAAAATGGAGAACGGCGGTTGGATTAGACAAGTTCATACTCCTTGGACACAGCATGGGAGGCTATATTGCAGCCTCGTATGCCTTGCATTATCCAGCCAGAGTTGCACTTCTTATTTTAGTAGACCCCTGGGGTTTGCCTGAAAAACCCATTTCACTGATGCATCGTTATGAAATGGATTCTTGGGTCAAATTCCTGAACAGCTTTTTACAAGGATTTAATTATTTAGCTTGTGTGAGATTGGCTGGACCATTCG GTCCGTATCTAGTGAAACAATTTCGAAGTGATTTAAGAAGGAAATATGGAACATTTCTGCGGAATCCTCGGTGCATTATGGATTATGTTTATCATTGTAATGCTCAAAATCCTAG